Within the Hypericibacter adhaerens genome, the region TTGGGATTGACGGCCCACATCGGCCCGTCGAATCCGATCTTCTGGCATTGCCGCGCCGCCTCTGCCGCCTCGTTGCCGCCGATGAAAGCGACATGGCGCGGCGCAAAAAGCCGCTCCAGATTGCGTCGCCGGTCTCCCGTCAGGCCCGTTCGTGCGGGTTCCGAAGGCGCTGCCGATGTCATTGATCCCCCTCGATGGATCGCCGCCGGTGGGGGGCGTCCGTCCCGTCTTCTTTGGCGGTGTCGCACCGGTCAGCTGCAACCGGCACGACCCTTTTTCATGGCCATGGCGGCCCGGGCAAGACCTTCGGGCGGCGCCTTCTGACTCATTCCAGATTGTATTATAGCATAGAGTATGCAGAATTAGATAATTGCTTCAGCCGAGAAGCAAGGCGCGTGAGCCCTGGGAGGCGCGCGCCCAAAAACAGAGGAAACGTCAGGAGATTCAGATGGCGAGGATGAAACGGGCAGGAGGGTTGCGGCTTGGCGCGGCGACGCTGCTGGTGGCGTTCGCGGTCGGGCTCGGAGTGGCGAAGGCGGACGGTCCCGTCACCTTCGTCGGCTGGGGCGGCGAAGGCCAGGATGCCATGAAGAAGGCCTGGGCCGACCCCTATGAGGCCGCGAGCGGCGTGAAGGTCCTGCAGGACAGCCCGACCGACTACGGCAAGTTCAAGGCCATGGTGGAGAGCGGCAACGTCACCTGGGACGTGGTCGATGTGGAAGGCAGCTTCGCCTACAAGGCCGCGGCCGAAGGGCTGCTCGAGCCGCTCGATTTCAGCGTGATCGACAAGACCAACCTCGATCCGAACTTCGTGTTCGATCATGGCGTCGGCAGCCTCACCTGGTCCTGGGTCCTCGCCTACAACAAGACCTCGCTGGGCGACAAGACGCCGGAAGGCTGGGCGGCGTTCTTCGACACCAAGACCTATCCGGGCGGCCGTGCGGTCACCAAATGGCTGGCGCCGGGCATGCTGGAAGCGGCTCTGCTGGCCGACGGCGTGCCCGCGGACAAGCTCTACCCGCTCGATATCGACCGCGCCTTCAAGAAGTTCGATTCCATCAAGAAGGACATCGTCTGGTGGGATTCGGCGGCACAGTCGCAGCAGCAGGTCGCCTCGGGCGAGGCCGCGATGGGCATGCTCTGGAACGGGCGCGCGCATCTGCTGGAAACCTCGGGCGCGCCGGTCACCGTGAGCTGGAAGGAGAACCTGGTCACCGCCGACTATGTCGTGATCCCGAAGGGCACGAAGCATAAGGCCGAGGCCATGAAACTCATCGCCCAGGTCGTGAGCGCCCAGGGCCAGGCGACCCATTCGGCGCTGACGGCCTATGGGCCGGTCAACACCCAGGCCGAGGCGCTGATCCCGGCGGATGTGAAGCCGGCTCTGCCCTCCAACCACACCGACGGCCAGATCGTGATCGATCTCGGCTATTGGGAAAAGAACATCGATGCGATCAACAAGCGCTGGTATGAGTGGCAGGCTCAGTAGTTCTATCGAGGTTCTGTCGTTGAATTGACGGCCGATCGCGGGGCGGCGGGCCGGACCCGCCGCCCCGCCTCGGATACAGCTTCGGGATTCGCCTTGCCTGCCATGCAACAGGAAGCCACCGCCGGGCTGCGAGCGGCAGCCGCCAGGATGAACCGGCCGGCGCGACGCTCCGAGGGGCGCTATGCGCTGCCCGCCTTCTTCTTCCTGTTCTTCCTCTTCGTCGTTCCGCTCTCCTCGCTGCTGCTGCGCAGCGTCACGGATCCCGTGCCGGGGCTCGGCAATTACGCGCAGCTCCTGACCGACCAGACCTACGGCAAGGTGCTGTTCAACACCTTCGCCGTCGCGGGCATCGTCACGATCGTGTCGCTGGCGCTGGGCTACCCCGTCGCCTGGCTGCTGGTGCTGCTGCCCTCGCGCGTCGCGCGCTGGCTCTTCGCGATCCTGCTGCTGTCGATGTGGACCAACCTCGTCGCCCGCACTTATGCCTGGCTCGTGCTGCTGCAGCGCACCGGCGTGATCAACCGCGCGCTGATGAGCCTCGGCCTCACCGACCACCCGATCCCGCTGGTCAACAATCTCATCGGCGTCACGATCGGCATGACCTACATCATGCTGCCCTTCGTGATCTTCCCGCTGCAGACGCGCCTCGCCGCGATCGATCCCGCCATCATGCAGGTGGCCGCGATCTCCGGCGCACGGCCGACGCAGGTGTTCTTCCGCGTGCTGCTGCCGCTGTCGCTGCCCGGCATCTATGCCGGCGGCCTCATGGTCTTCGTCATGGCGCTGGGCTACTACGTCACGCCCGCCATGCTGGGCGGCACCTCGGGCATGATGCTGGCCGAGCTGATCGGCGTGCAGGTCCAGTCGCTGCTGAACTGGGGTCTCGGCAGCGCCGCCGCCTTCATCCTCCTGTCCGTGACCCTGGCGCTCTATGCCCTCTATGTCCGCTCGGTCGGATTCGGCCAGGTGAGATAGGCGGCCATGCTGCTCTCCCTCAACCGCATGGGCCCCGGCCGGTTCGGCCTCTACGCCATCGGCATCCTGGTCGCGGCTTTCCTGCTGCTGCCGATCGTCTTCATCGCGGCCTTGTCCTTCGGCTCCTCGCGCTGGCTGGCCTTCCCGCCGCCCGGCTGGACGCTGCAATGGTACGAGGAATTTTTCGCCGACAGCCGCTGGATCGACGCCATCCTGGTCAGCATCCGGGTCGGCGCCGCCGTGATGGCGGCCTCGATTCTGCTGGGCCTTCCCGCTTCCTTCGCGCTGGTGCGCGGACGGTTCCGCGGCCGCGAGCTGCTGCGCGCCT harbors:
- a CDS encoding ABC transporter substrate-binding protein, which encodes MARMKRAGGLRLGAATLLVAFAVGLGVAKADGPVTFVGWGGEGQDAMKKAWADPYEAASGVKVLQDSPTDYGKFKAMVESGNVTWDVVDVEGSFAYKAAAEGLLEPLDFSVIDKTNLDPNFVFDHGVGSLTWSWVLAYNKTSLGDKTPEGWAAFFDTKTYPGGRAVTKWLAPGMLEAALLADGVPADKLYPLDIDRAFKKFDSIKKDIVWWDSAAQSQQQVASGEAAMGMLWNGRAHLLETSGAPVTVSWKENLVTADYVVIPKGTKHKAEAMKLIAQVVSAQGQATHSALTAYGPVNTQAEALIPADVKPALPSNHTDGQIVIDLGYWEKNIDAINKRWYEWQAQ
- a CDS encoding ABC transporter permease — protein: MQQEATAGLRAAAARMNRPARRSEGRYALPAFFFLFFLFVVPLSSLLLRSVTDPVPGLGNYAQLLTDQTYGKVLFNTFAVAGIVTIVSLALGYPVAWLLVLLPSRVARWLFAILLLSMWTNLVARTYAWLVLLQRTGVINRALMSLGLTDHPIPLVNNLIGVTIGMTYIMLPFVIFPLQTRLAAIDPAIMQVAAISGARPTQVFFRVLLPLSLPGIYAGGLMVFVMALGYYVTPAMLGGTSGMMLAELIGVQVQSLLNWGLGSAAAFILLSVTLALYALYVRSVGFGQVR